The Actinomycetota bacterium genome has a window encoding:
- a CDS encoding tetratricopeptide repeat protein — protein MARRGARQVTSPGGPDRSPERGRPEPWSPEEWTRETAPAAAEARPAPARPQPSRRVRRAPAPVAGEIAQAVGERRAARLEQRLVDAAQAFDRGRPQDAYRIVRPLAEEAPEAAAIRELAGVSLYRLGRWKQAIGHLEAFVRLTASVEQHPVLADCYRALGRHNKVEELWDELRQASPGAALVVEGRIVMAGSLADRGDVKDAIALLERGPAAPRKPGDHHLRLWYALADLYERAGDTPRAREVFARIVSADPDLADAAERLAALA, from the coding sequence GTGGCCCGCCGCGGTGCTCGCCAGGTCACGTCGCCGGGTGGTCCCGACCGATCTCCGGAACGGGGCCGGCCCGAGCCGTGGTCGCCCGAGGAGTGGACACGCGAGACGGCCCCGGCCGCAGCCGAGGCACGTCCGGCCCCGGCCAGGCCTCAACCGTCCCGGCGGGTACGCCGGGCCCCCGCTCCCGTGGCCGGGGAGATCGCCCAGGCCGTGGGCGAACGGCGGGCCGCCCGCCTCGAGCAACGCCTGGTGGACGCCGCCCAGGCCTTCGACCGGGGCCGGCCCCAGGACGCCTACCGCATCGTCCGCCCCCTGGCCGAGGAAGCCCCGGAGGCGGCCGCCATCCGTGAGCTGGCCGGTGTATCGCTTTACCGCCTCGGCCGGTGGAAGCAGGCGATCGGCCATCTCGAGGCTTTCGTCCGGCTCACCGCCTCGGTGGAACAACACCCGGTACTGGCCGACTGCTACCGGGCGCTGGGCCGCCACAACAAGGTCGAGGAGCTGTGGGACGAGTTGCGCCAGGCCTCCCCGGGTGCGGCCCTGGTCGTCGAGGGCCGGATCGTGATGGCCGGCAGCCTGGCCGACCGGGGCGACGTGAAGGACGCCATCGCCCTGCTCGAGCGGGGCCCGGCCGCCCCCCGCAAGCCGGGCGACCATCACCTGCGCCTGTGGTACGCCCTCGCCGATCTATACGAACGCGCCGGGGACACGCCCCGTGCCCGCGAGGTGTTCGCCCGCATCGTCAGCGCCGACCCCGACCTGGCTGACGCCGCCGAACGACTGGCCGCCCTGGCCTGA